The following coding sequences are from one Triticum dicoccoides isolate Atlit2015 ecotype Zavitan chromosome 4A, WEW_v2.0, whole genome shotgun sequence window:
- the LOC119288569 gene encoding uncharacterized protein LOC119288569, with amino-acid sequence MICIRIGLLLLLQLNDFGSVKEEKVQTTSLKWNKIYPTALAATSSKGTTTFGNTKVKSLSDLEFSWNNPMHLAVSTANNGTSAAVTVWDMRFSRTPYHEYSTGTSGVNCLSWNRSGQLLASHTDGTISCCDVYSKEMIQGLTRAWHGDLGVTWTHSENAFATLSSKYGVRLHEMSDQRIYP; translated from the exons ATGATCTGCATCCGTATTGGATTGCTACTGCTGCTCCAG CTTAACGATTTCGGATCAGTGAAAGAGGAGAAGGTGCAGACGACATCCCTAAAATGGAATAAGATATACCCTACAGCCCTGGCTGCCACGAGCAGCAAAGGCACCACAA CATTCGGCAATACAAAAGTCAAGAGCCTCTCAGATCTGGAGTTCAGCTGGAATAATCCCATGCACTTGGCCGTTTCAACCGCAAACAATGGTACTTCAGCAGCTGTGACG GTTTGGGATATGAGATTCAGCCGCACGCCCTATCATGAGTACAGCACCGGTACCTCAGGTGTAAACTGTCTCTCTTGGAATCGGTCTGGCCAACTTCTTGCGTCTCATACCGACGGTACGATAAGCTGCTGTGATGTATACAGCAAGGAG ATGATACAGGGGTTGACTAGGGCTTGGCATGGTGATCTGGGTGTCACTTGGACACACTCTGAGAATGCATTTGCCACACTGTCCTCAAAGTATGGAGTCAGGCTGCATGAGAT GAGTGACCAGAGGATTTACCCGTGA